One Arcobacter sp. F2176 genomic region harbors:
- a CDS encoding aspartate-semialdehyde dehydrogenase, protein MRRFNVAVVGATGAVGEELFRVMEAYDFPVNKIVPLASARSLGSTIEYKNKEINVLELTETCFEENEVDIAFFSAGGSISEKFAKYAVEAGAVVIDNTSHFRMDENVPLVVPEVNPQDIALWKETGIIANPNCSTIQMVLSLKPLDELYGIKRVDVSTYQAVSGAGKKGMEELIKQMQDMLTFKLDDTKIEAFAHRIVNNVIPQIDVAQANGFTKEEMKMVKETQKIMHKQMQIAATCVRVPVLRSHSESITVTFEDGVDVDVNEVRETLAKFENVEVIDDLENNAYPMPIVSTDTDTTFVGRIRKDIYSPNVVHYFNVADQVRVGAATNSVRIALKWIEMENEI, encoded by the coding sequence ATGAGAAGATTTAATGTAGCAGTAGTTGGTGCTACTGGTGCAGTTGGTGAAGAACTGTTTAGAGTTATGGAAGCATATGACTTCCCTGTTAATAAAATCGTTCCCTTAGCAAGTGCAAGAAGTTTAGGTAGTACTATTGAATATAAAAATAAAGAAATAAATGTTTTAGAGTTAACTGAAACTTGTTTTGAAGAAAATGAAGTAGATATTGCATTTTTTAGTGCAGGAGGTTCTATTTCTGAAAAATTTGCAAAATATGCAGTTGAAGCTGGTGCTGTAGTTATTGATAACACAAGTCACTTTAGAATGGATGAAAATGTACCTTTAGTAGTACCAGAAGTAAATCCACAAGATATAGCTTTATGGAAAGAGACTGGAATTATTGCAAATCCAAATTGTTCTACTATTCAAATGGTATTGTCTTTAAAACCACTTGATGAACTTTATGGAATAAAAAGAGTTGATGTATCTACTTATCAAGCTGTTTCAGGAGCTGGTAAAAAAGGTATGGAAGAACTTATAAAACAAATGCAAGATATGTTAACTTTCAAATTAGATGATACAAAAATTGAAGCTTTTGCACATAGAATTGTAAATAATGTTATTCCTCAAATAGATGTAGCTCAAGCTAATGGTTTCACTAAAGAAGAGATGAAAATGGTAAAAGAGACTCAAAAAATCATGCACAAACAAATGCAAATAGCTGCTACTTGTGTAAGAGTTCCTGTTTTAAGAAGTCACTCAGAGTCTATTACTGTTACATTTGAAGATGGTGTAGATGTTGATGTAAATGAAGTAAGAGAAACTTTAGCAAAATTTGAAAATGTAGAAGTAATAGATGATCTTGAAAACAATGCATATCCTATGCCAATTGTTTCAACAGATACTGATACTACATTTGTAGGAAGAATTAGAAAAGATATCTATTCTCCTAATGTTGTTCATTATTTTAATGTAGCTGACCAAGTAAGAGTAGGGGCTGCGACAAACTCAGTTAGAATCGCTCTTAAATGGATAGAAATGGAAAACGAAATTTAA
- a CDS encoding YdcH family protein yields MFHEYREEITKLKASDNYFHNLFEKHNALDEEIESLVKSHGDEFTIEAKKKEKLKLKDEVFNAIIKYRKENNL; encoded by the coding sequence ATGTTTCATGAATACAGAGAAGAAATAACAAAATTAAAGGCAAGTGATAACTATTTTCACAATTTATTTGAGAAGCATAATGCTTTAGATGAAGAGATTGAAAGTTTGGTAAAATCTCATGGTGATGAGTTTACTATTGAAGCAAAGAAAAAAGAGAAACTAAAATTAAAAGACGAAGTTTTTAACGCTATTATTAAATACAGAAAAGAAAATAATTTATAA
- a CDS encoding YqhA family protein yields MIEKLFEACMWKTRFLVLSAVIFGLIGALVLFIIASMDIYAMAEYAFKTIITHSHPQDFHEDIVGGIIGAVDLYLIAVVMLIFSFGVYELFISPIDHSEDAKEDSKILSITTLDQLKDKIAKVIVMVLVVNFFQRVLHTQYNGALEMLYFALAVTALAVGLFFLGKVGKH; encoded by the coding sequence ATGATAGAAAAGCTTTTTGAAGCTTGCATGTGGAAGACAAGATTTCTTGTCCTCTCTGCAGTTATCTTTGGACTAATCGGTGCATTAGTTCTTTTTATAATCGCTAGCATGGATATATATGCTATGGCAGAATATGCTTTTAAAACTATAATTACTCACTCTCATCCTCAAGATTTTCATGAAGATATTGTAGGTGGTATTATAGGAGCAGTTGATTTATATCTTATCGCTGTTGTTATGTTAATATTTTCATTTGGAGTATATGAACTTTTTATCTCTCCAATTGATCATTCAGAAGATGCAAAAGAAGATTCAAAGATCCTGTCAATCACAACATTAGATCAACTAAAAGATAAAATAGCAAAAGTTATTGTTATGGTTTTAGTTGTTAACTTCTTCCAAAGAGTTTTACATACTCAATACAATGGCGCACTAGAAATGTTATATTTCGCCCTTGCTGTTACTGCACTAGCAGTTGGACTTTTCTTTTTAGGAAAAGTTGGAAAACACTAA
- the gyrA gene encoding DNA gyrase subunit A, with protein sequence MENLFENQDIIDINIEDSVKSSYLDYSMSVIIGRALPDAKDGLKPVHRRILFAMHDLNMSARAPYKKSARIVGDVIGKYHPHGDTSVYDALVRMAQSFSMREPLIDGQGNFGSVDGDSAAAMRYTESRFTKISEDILKDIDKDTVNFTMNYDDTLKEPSVLPTRVPTLLMNGSEGIAVGMATKIPPHNLNELLDATFHILDNPEATADELMEFIQGPDFPTGGTIFGRRGIIDAYNTGRGRVRIRAKHHIETRGKKEIIVLDELPYQVNKARLIELIANLTKDKQIEGISEVRDESDRDGIRVVIELKKDAMSEIVMNNLYKSTPMETTFGIILLAVYNKEPKVFTLPELLNVFISHRKTVIIRRTIFDLEKAKARAHILEGLKIALDNIDEVVKIIRASANDADAKEKLELRFGLSAIQSQAILDMRLGRLTGLQRDKLEAEYQELMTLIAELESILKSEEKLVEIIKEELTEIREKYSSKRLTDIEDSYDEIDIEDLIPNEPMVVTITHNGYVKRVPIKSYEKQRRGGKGKVAVTTHDDDFIERFFVTNTHDTLMFVTNMGQLYWLKVYRIPEGSRTAKGKAVVNLINLRPDEKIMEIIPTSDFDESKSLAFFTRNGVVKRTSLSEFSNIRSNGVRAIVLDDADEIVTAKITTPSTQFLMIFTSLGQCIRFDVEKTREQGRSTRGVRGIKFKHDSDFVVDANVVDNIEQELLTVSQKGIGKRTTVEEYRETNRAGSGVISMKLSAKTGTVVGAVLVDEAQDLMILTSIGKMIRVDMQTIRKAGRNTSGVIIVNVDAKDKVVSIAKCPKEDDDELDIENADTMDGINLDEFNLKDKPEEENNDTNNKNEDNILGED encoded by the coding sequence ATGGAAAACCTTTTTGAAAATCAAGATATTATAGATATTAATATCGAAGATTCCGTAAAGTCTTCATACTTAGACTACTCGATGAGTGTAATTATTGGTCGAGCTTTACCAGATGCTAAAGATGGATTGAAGCCAGTACACAGAAGAATACTATTTGCAATGCATGATTTAAATATGAGCGCACGAGCTCCTTATAAAAAATCAGCGAGAATCGTTGGGGATGTTATTGGTAAGTACCATCCACATGGTGATACTTCAGTTTATGATGCACTTGTAAGAATGGCACAAAGTTTCTCTATGAGAGAGCCACTTATTGATGGACAAGGAAACTTCGGTTCAGTAGATGGTGATAGTGCAGCAGCGATGAGATATACAGAATCAAGATTTACTAAAATCTCAGAAGATATTTTAAAAGATATAGATAAAGATACTGTTAACTTTACAATGAACTATGATGATACATTAAAAGAGCCATCAGTTTTACCTACAAGAGTTCCTACATTACTTATGAATGGTTCTGAGGGTATTGCGGTTGGTATGGCTACAAAGATTCCTCCTCATAATTTAAATGAGTTACTCGATGCCACTTTCCATATTCTTGATAATCCAGAAGCAACAGCTGATGAATTAATGGAATTTATTCAAGGACCAGATTTCCCAACAGGTGGAACTATCTTTGGAAGAAGAGGTATTATAGACGCATATAATACAGGTCGTGGAAGAGTTAGAATCAGAGCTAAACACCATATTGAAACAAGAGGTAAAAAAGAGATTATTGTACTTGATGAATTGCCTTATCAAGTAAATAAAGCAAGATTAATTGAGCTTATTGCAAATCTTACAAAAGATAAACAAATAGAGGGTATCTCAGAAGTAAGAGATGAATCAGATAGAGATGGTATTAGAGTTGTAATTGAACTTAAAAAAGATGCCATGAGTGAAATAGTTATGAATAACTTATATAAGTCAACTCCTATGGAGACAACTTTTGGAATTATTCTTTTAGCTGTATATAATAAAGAGCCAAAAGTATTTACTTTACCTGAGTTATTAAATGTATTTATTTCACATAGAAAAACTGTAATTATTAGAAGAACAATATTTGATTTAGAAAAAGCAAAAGCAAGAGCACATATCTTAGAAGGTCTGAAAATTGCCCTTGATAATATTGATGAAGTTGTAAAAATCATCAGAGCAAGTGCAAATGATGCTGATGCAAAAGAGAAATTAGAATTGAGATTTGGATTAAGTGCAATCCAATCACAAGCTATTTTAGATATGAGATTAGGAAGATTGACAGGTCTTCAAAGAGATAAATTAGAGGCTGAGTATCAAGAACTTATGACTTTAATTGCAGAGCTTGAATCAATTCTAAAATCAGAAGAAAAATTAGTTGAAATAATCAAAGAAGAATTAACGGAAATTAGAGAGAAATATTCATCTAAAAGATTAACTGATATTGAAGACTCTTATGACGAAATTGATATTGAAGATTTAATTCCAAATGAGCCAATGGTAGTTACTATTACTCACAATGGTTATGTAAAAAGAGTACCAATCAAATCTTATGAAAAACAAAGAAGAGGTGGTAAAGGTAAAGTTGCTGTTACCACTCATGATGATGACTTTATAGAAAGATTCTTTGTAACTAATACCCATGATACCTTGATGTTTGTTACAAACATGGGGCAATTGTACTGGTTGAAAGTTTATAGAATCCCAGAAGGAAGTAGAACAGCTAAAGGTAAAGCAGTTGTTAACTTAATCAACTTAAGACCTGATGAGAAGATTATGGAGATTATTCCAACAAGTGACTTTGATGAGTCTAAATCTTTAGCCTTCTTTACAAGAAATGGTGTTGTAAAAAGAACATCACTATCAGAATTTAGTAACATAAGAAGTAATGGGGTAAGAGCAATCGTTCTTGATGATGCTGATGAGATTGTAACAGCTAAGATTACAACTCCTAGTACTCAATTCTTGATGATTTTCACAAGTTTAGGTCAATGTATCAGATTTGATGTTGAAAAAACAAGAGAACAAGGTAGAAGTACAAGAGGGGTAAGAGGTATCAAGTTTAAACATGATAGTGACTTTGTAGTTGATGCAAATGTTGTTGATAATATTGAGCAAGAGTTATTAACTGTATCTCAAAAAGGTATCGGAAAACGAACAACAGTAGAAGAATATAGAGAGACAAATAGAGCAGGTTCTGGTGTTATTTCTATGAAACTAAGCGCTAAAACAGGTACTGTTGTAGGTGCTGTATTAGTTGATGAAGCACAAGACTTGATGATTTTAACTTCTATTGGTAAAATGATTAGAGTAGATATGCAAACAATAAGAAAAGCTGGAAGAAATACTTCTGGTGTAATTATTGTAAATGTAGATGCAAAAGATAAAGTTGTATCTATTGCAAAATGTCCAAAAGAAGATGATGATGAATTAGATATCGAAAATGCTGATACTATGGATGGTATCAATTTAGATGAGTTTAATCTAAAAGATAAACCTGAAGAAGAGAATAACGATACTAATAATAAAAATGAAGATAATATATTAGGAGAAGATTAA
- a CDS encoding TrkA family potassium uptake protein: protein MSIFHKLKKSLGWELRSSKPEYDLNPLIYSQLKPFRVPLVLVQLLMMIGTVGYVLIDGFPILDAIYQTGITFTTVGFGEVAPISDAGRFFTVTLIIIGFALFTLSIAVLIEAIIKGNLIELYKERNMLYKIARLRRHFVIFHHNEYTIQLARQFRENHVPFVVVDPREDMEEIAKEYHYPYYVCEESFTEKAFLKSHLSSAKGVITLSRNISDNITLIASVRLYEKELGRNKPFLIISNAETQHDKERLKKLGADKVVASPSLMAKRVSAMAVRPDMENVLEEFLYKPDTPIDMEEVLVREDSWLVSRQLKDIHLRDRYKVSVIGITEKRGRFIQMPKGTIVIEGNCKLLLVGNQKGIAKAKILVNQKYMPEECTK, encoded by the coding sequence ATGAGCATCTTTCATAAATTAAAAAAGTCGCTGGGTTGGGAACTTAGATCTTCTAAGCCTGAATACGACCTTAATCCTCTAATATACTCACAACTAAAACCTTTTAGAGTACCTTTGGTACTTGTACAACTGTTAATGATGATTGGAACAGTTGGATATGTTCTTATTGATGGTTTCCCTATTTTAGATGCCATTTATCAAACAGGTATAACCTTTACTACTGTTGGTTTTGGAGAAGTTGCTCCCATCTCAGATGCAGGTAGATTTTTTACCGTCACACTTATTATTATCGGGTTCGCTTTATTTACCCTTTCAATTGCTGTACTTATAGAAGCAATTATAAAAGGTAACCTAATTGAACTATATAAGGAAAGAAATATGCTTTATAAAATTGCAAGACTTCGTAGACATTTTGTAATATTTCATCATAATGAATATACAATTCAATTAGCAAGACAATTTAGAGAAAATCATGTACCTTTTGTAGTTGTTGATCCACGAGAAGATATGGAAGAAATAGCAAAAGAATATCATTATCCATATTATGTATGCGAAGAATCATTTACTGAAAAAGCATTTTTAAAATCTCACTTATCATCTGCAAAAGGTGTTATAACTTTGTCAAGAAATATTTCTGATAATATTACTTTGATAGCTTCTGTAAGACTTTATGAAAAAGAGTTAGGACGAAATAAACCATTTTTGATTATCTCAAATGCTGAGACGCAACATGACAAAGAGAGACTAAAAAAACTAGGAGCTGATAAAGTTGTTGCCTCTCCATCTTTGATGGCAAAAAGAGTTTCAGCAATGGCTGTTCGTCCTGATATGGAAAATGTACTTGAAGAGTTTTTATACAAACCTGATACTCCAATTGATATGGAAGAAGTACTTGTAAGGGAAGATTCTTGGTTAGTATCTAGACAATTAAAAGATATTCATTTAAGGGATAGATATAAAGTTTCTGTAATAGGTATTACAGAAAAAAGAGGAAGATTTATTCAAATGCCTAAGGGGACTATTGTTATAGAGGGTAATTGCAAATTACTTTTAGTTGGGAACCAAAAAGGTATAGCAAAAGCTAAAATATTAGTCAATCAAAAATATATGCCAGAGGAGTGTACAAAATAA
- the argJ gene encoding bifunctional glutamate N-acetyltransferase/amino-acid acetyltransferase ArgJ produces the protein MFSIFPIKGFIDQIDGFYCDGVSAGLKPNNKKDIGFIYSDTLCDVGAVLTNNKFQAAPLRHYQRYENDFKTNFVLINSKNANALTGEKGIEDINTIFSSLKFDITNPIMSSTGVIGNRLPLQKIVDGANTFDLSSKNGENLSQAIMTTDAYPKTCLYEVKLENGSSFKIGAVAKGAGMINPNLATMLCFICTDGKVSKKDIEEALNENKETTFNAISVDGDTSTNDTVLVLANGKSNAYDKEAFKEALRLVMHDMAMLMVADGEGAKKSVAFEVINAVTKEDAMKAAKALSNSLLVKTALFGEDPNFGRIASTIGASRIQCDENTLLISYNDVVVFNKGEIVFDAKCEEDAGKVLQNKEFKIVCDIGLGTESFTAYGCDLGYEYVKINADYRS, from the coding sequence ATGTTTTCAATTTTTCCAATAAAAGGTTTTATAGACCAAATTGATGGTTTCTATTGTGATGGAGTTTCAGCTGGATTAAAACCAAATAATAAAAAAGATATAGGTTTTATTTATAGTGATACTTTGTGTGATGTTGGAGCTGTTCTTACTAATAATAAATTTCAAGCAGCACCTTTAAGACATTATCAAAGATATGAAAATGATTTTAAAACAAATTTTGTACTTATAAATTCAAAAAATGCAAATGCACTTACTGGTGAAAAAGGTATTGAAGATATTAACACAATATTTTCTTCATTGAAATTTGATATTACAAACCCTATTATGAGTTCAACTGGTGTTATTGGAAATAGACTTCCTCTGCAAAAAATAGTTGATGGTGCAAATACTTTTGATTTGTCAAGTAAAAATGGTGAAAATTTAAGTCAAGCAATTATGACAACAGATGCATACCCAAAAACTTGTTTGTATGAAGTAAAACTTGAAAATGGAAGTAGTTTTAAAATAGGAGCAGTTGCAAAAGGTGCAGGTATGATTAACCCTAATCTTGCAACTATGTTATGTTTTATTTGTACTGATGGAAAAGTTTCTAAAAAAGACATTGAAGAGGCATTAAATGAAAATAAAGAGACAACTTTTAATGCAATTTCAGTTGATGGAGATACTTCTACTAATGATACAGTTTTAGTATTGGCAAATGGAAAATCAAATGCTTATGATAAAGAGGCTTTTAAAGAAGCTTTAAGACTTGTGATGCATGACATGGCTATGTTAATGGTTGCAGATGGTGAAGGGGCTAAAAAGTCTGTTGCTTTTGAAGTAATAAATGCAGTAACAAAAGAAGATGCAATGAAAGCAGCAAAAGCTTTATCAAACTCACTATTAGTAAAAACAGCACTATTTGGAGAAGACCCAAACTTTGGACGAATCGCTTCAACTATAGGAGCTAGTAGAATACAATGTGATGAAAACACTTTGCTTATTTCTTATAATGATGTTGTTGTATTTAATAAAGGTGAAATAGTATTTGATGCAAAATGCGAAGAAGATGCTGGAAAAGTTCTACAAAATAAAGAGTTCAAAATCGTTTGTGATATAGGACTTGGAACTGAAAGCTTCACAGCCTATGGTTGTGACTTGGGTTATGAGTATGTAAAAATAAATGCGGACTATAGATCGTAA